DNA from Natronomonas salsuginis:
TCGAGTTCGTCTTCGGAATCAACGCGCTCGGTCGGCTGCTGGTCGAATCGATCCTCCAGCGGAACTACCCGGTCACGCAGGGCGTTATCATTCTGATCGCCGCTATGATGATACTGATCAATATCGTCGTCGACCTGACCTACACCGTGCTGGACCCACAGATATCCTACGGTGGTGATTCCCGCCGATGAGTTCTCTCACCGATTCACCCCACGCACCGGACCGACTGCAACGTGACTGGCTCGGTCCCGTGATGCGAACCGTCCTCTCAGACAAGCGCGCGGTAGTTGGTGCCGTCGTCGTCGTTTCGATCATCATCCTCGCGGTCTTCGCACCGTATCTGGCGCCCACCGAGCCACAGACCACGTACGACCTACTTGAGCCACCGAACAGCCACTCGGAAGGCGACTTCGACTTGGACGGCACGACGGAGGAAATCTGGCATCCACTGGGAACTGATTCGCAGGGCAAAGACATCCTGACCGAACTGATCTACGGGGCCAGGATATCGCTGCTGGTGGCCTTCGCGACGGTCGGGTTCGCGTTACTCGTAGGAACGACGATTGGTATGTTGGCGGGCTACTATCGCGGGTGGATCGACTCACTGCTGATGCGCTACATAGACCTGCAGTGGGCGTTCCCGGAGATTGTACTTGCGGTCGCGATCATCGCAGTCACGGGCGGTATCGGTGTCGTCCCGGTGATCATCGCGATTGGCTTCGGATTTGTCGACGACTTCGCACGTCTGGTTCGAAGCGAAGTACTCAAGACCCGCGAGGAAGCCTACATCACGGCCGCACGAGCCGTCGGAATGCGTCCGCGGCGCGTTATGTTCCGGGAGATTCTGCCGAACGTCACCGGGACGATACTGGTCCAGATCACTCTCCTGATACCCATCGCTATCCTCTGGGAGGCTGGCCTGTCCTTCATTGGGATGGGCGTGTCTCCGAGCACGCCGACGTGGGGACTGCTGCTGGCCGACGGTCGGCAGTTCCTCCACGAGGCGTGGTGGATCAGCGTGCTCCCAGGACTGGCCATCCTCGTCACCGTCCTCTCGTTTACTTTGTTCGGCGAGGGGCTGCGCGAGGCGTTCGACGTGAGCGAACGGGAGGTCCACGACAGATGACGCTCCTCGAAGTCGAGAACCTCCACACGGAGTTCCCTATGGACGGATACACCATCCCCGCGCTCGACGACGTGAGCCTGAGCGTTTCGAGCGGCGAAATCGTCGGTGTCGTCGGCGAGAGCGGGAGCGGGAAGACGGTTCTAGCCGAGAGCGTGATGGGCATCGTCGAAGAACCCGGACGCGTCACAGACGGTGAGATTCGGTTCAAGGGGGAGTCGCTGCTCTCGAAGACGGAGTCCGAACTCCAGTCCGTTCGCGGGAGCGACATCTCGCTGGTCTTTCAGGACCCGATGAACAGCCTGAATCCGACGATAACCGTCGGCGAACAAGTAGCCGAAACGATCCGGTTACATCAGGATGTTGGTGAGAGCGTTTCGCTCGGAGCGGAGGTCAAGCGGAAACTCCTCGGCGCGACGAAACACTCCGAATCATGGAAGCGGAGCATCGAGATGCTGGAAACCGTCGGTATCCCCGAACCGGCGAGTCGGGCGTCGAGTTACCCCCACGAGTTCAGCGGCGGCATGCGCCAGCGCGCGCTCATCGCCATCGCGCTCTCGTGTGAGCCGGATCTCCTGATCGCAGACGAACCGACGACGGCCCTCGACGTGACGACCCAGGCCAAGTTACTCGACGAACTGGAGGCGCTCGCGGAGGCCTTCGACACCGCGGTCATGGTGATTACGCACGACCTCGCGGTGGTCGCCGAGCTCTGCGAGTTCGTCTACGTGATGTACGCGGGGGAGGTCGTCGAGCGGGCGAGAACCGAGAGGCTGTTCCGTCAGCCACAGCATCCCTACACGGTCGGTCTCCTCGATAGCATCCCTCACTTGGATGGGTCGACTGAGCTCGGCGCGATTCCGGGAGACGTTCCCGAACGGACAGGTCAAATGGAGGGCTGTCTTTTCGCGCCGCGGTGTCCGGAAGCGACCCAAGAGTGCCACGAGAACCGTCCGTCAGATCGGAGTGTCGGAGATGGCGAACACAGCGCAGCCTGTCTGAAACGTGGCGAGTCGCAATCAGTGGATCTGGTGAACAAGCATGACTGAGACAATCGGTTCACGCACGGCACCGGCAGACGAACAGACCTCGCTCGTGGAAGTTCGCGACCTCAAGAAGCACTTCCAGACTTCGTCCGGGCCGCTCAGTCGACTGTTCGATGCTCCCGACGTGGTGCGCGCCGTCGACGGGGTCAACCTGACGATCAGGGAAGGAGAGACGGTGGCAGTCGTCGGAGAGAGCGGCTGTGGCAAGAGTACGCTCGCTAAAACGCTGCTGAAACTTCACCAGCCTACAGCCGGATCTATCACATATCGCGGGACGGATCTCACCGACCTATCTCAGTCGGAGATGCGCCCCTTCCGCCGGGAAATGCAGATGATCTTTCAGGACCCCCTCGGATCACTTAATCCGAGCAAGACAGTGGGTCAGCTCGTCACTACCCCGATGGATGTCCACAATATCGGCGCTGATTCGAGGGTGCGTCAGGAACGAGCCAGAGAGTTGCTCGAACGGGTGGGGTTATCTGCAGAACACTTTGATCGGACACCGGAGCAGCTTTCGGGAGGACAGCAACAGCGTGTCGGCATCGCCAGAGCACTCTCGGTGGAACCAGACTTTCTAGTAGCCGACGAACCGACATCGGCTCTCGATGTCAGTGTCCAAGCGAAAGTCCTCAAGC
Protein-coding regions in this window:
- a CDS encoding ABC transporter permease, with amino-acid sequence MSSLTDSPHAPDRLQRDWLGPVMRTVLSDKRAVVGAVVVVSIIILAVFAPYLAPTEPQTTYDLLEPPNSHSEGDFDLDGTTEEIWHPLGTDSQGKDILTELIYGARISLLVAFATVGFALLVGTTIGMLAGYYRGWIDSLLMRYIDLQWAFPEIVLAVAIIAVTGGIGVVPVIIAIGFGFVDDFARLVRSEVLKTREEAYITAARAVGMRPRRVMFREILPNVTGTILVQITLLIPIAILWEAGLSFIGMGVSPSTPTWGLLLADGRQFLHEAWWISVLPGLAILVTVLSFTLFGEGLREAFDVSEREVHDR
- a CDS encoding ABC transporter ATP-binding protein encodes the protein MTLLEVENLHTEFPMDGYTIPALDDVSLSVSSGEIVGVVGESGSGKTVLAESVMGIVEEPGRVTDGEIRFKGESLLSKTESELQSVRGSDISLVFQDPMNSLNPTITVGEQVAETIRLHQDVGESVSLGAEVKRKLLGATKHSESWKRSIEMLETVGIPEPASRASSYPHEFSGGMRQRALIAIALSCEPDLLIADEPTTALDVTTQAKLLDELEALAEAFDTAVMVITHDLAVVAELCEFVYVMYAGEVVERARTERLFRQPQHPYTVGLLDSIPHLDGSTELGAIPGDVPERTGQMEGCLFAPRCPEATQECHENRPSDRSVGDGEHSAACLKRGESQSVDLVNKHD